The segment CAGTGTATATTCAGTTTACTGTTGATGAGCAAGGTCATCTGAAAGACTTCCTGACGCTGAACCGGGAAGAGTTCGAGTTTGACAAAAAAGCCATCGAAAAGTTAAAAGCCTATCCTACCTGGAATCCGGCCATGCTGAAAGGGAGGCCGGTTAAAACAAGATATACTCTCCCCATCGTTTTCAGATTAGAGTACTCCAATTGATCTTCAAGTAAAAAGCCTCGCCTGTAGCACCAGCGAGGCTTTTTACATCATGTACGCTTTTGGACTTGTTTCTCAAAAGCAGGTCAAAAGCGTTTTTAAACATATCAACTCACCCCACCGCCGTTCACTACCGGCTTGGAAGGTTGCATAAAGGCTAAAGAACCATCGGCGTTCTCGGCCATCAGGAGCATGCCTTGGCTCACAATGCCTTTGATCTCGCGCGGTGCTAAGTTCACCAGCACACTTACCTGCTGCCCGATGATCTCCTCAGGGTTGAAGTGTTCGGCGATGCCGCTCACAATGGTGCGCTGGTCAATTCCGGTATCTACTTTCAGCTTCAGGAGCTTTTTGGTTTTGGCTACTTTTTCAGCCTCCAAAATGGTCCCGATGCGGATGTCTATTTTAGAGAAATCTTCAAAGGAGATGTCTTCTTTGGCGGGCGCAGCTACGGCGTTAGCCAGCTCATTTTCCTTCTTCGTATCCAACAGTTTCTGTACTTGGGACTCAATCACGGCATCTTCAATTTTCTCAAACAGGAGCGCGCCTTCACCAATGGTGTGTCCGGCCGGAAGCAGATCCGGTGAACCAGCTTCGTTCCATTTGCCGGCGGTATACTGCAGCATGTTGGCCAGTTTATTAGCCGTTTCCGGTAAAAATGGTTCAGACAGGATTGCCAAGCTGGCCGAAATCTGCAACGCGATGTTCATGATGGTTTCCACCCGCGCCGCATCAGTTTTGATCAGTTTCCAAGGCTCCGTATCTGCAAGGTATTTGTTACCTAAGCGGGCCAGGTTCATCAGTTCACCCAAAGCCTCTTTGAAGCGGTACAGCTCTAAAGAGACAGCGACCTTCTCCGGGAAATCGGCTAATTGGGCCAGTACTTCCTCATCATACGGGGTTAACTCGCCACGTTGCGGAACAGCCCCTTTGTAGTATTTGTGGGTAAGCACTACTGCCCGGTTGATGAAGTTCCCGAAGATGGCCAGGAGCTCATTGTTGTTGCGGGCCTGGTAGTCTTTCCACGTGAAATCATTGTCTTTGGTCTCAGGTGCGTTGGCGCAAAGTACGTAACGCAACACATCGGCTTTGCCGGGCAGGTCTTGCATGTACTCGTGCAGCCACACGGCCCAGTTACGGGAGGTGGAAATCTTGTTGCCTTCCAGGTTCAGGAATTCGTTGGCAGGTACGTTGTCGGGCAGCACGTAGTCACCGTGGGCCTTCAACATAGCCGGGAAGATAATGCAGTGGAACACGATGTTGTCCTTGCCAATGAAGTGCACCAGTTTAGAGCCTTTGTCTTTCCAGTAAGTTTCCCAGTCCGGCGTAAGGTCTTTGGTGGCGGAGATGTACCCGATAGGCGCGTCAAACCACACGTAGAGCACCTTTCCTTCGGCACCTTCTACGGGTACGGGCACACCCCAGTCTAAGTCACGGGTTACAGCGCGTGGCTGCAAGCCTTGGTCAATCCAGCTTTTGCATTGGCCGTACACGTTGGTTTTCCAATCGCCTTTGTGGCCATCCACAATCCACTCGCGTAACCAGGGCTCGTATTGGTCTAAGGGCAGGTACCAGTGTTTGGTCTCACGCAGGACGGGTGGCTCGCCGCTTAAGGTACTCTTCGGGTTAATAAGATCAGTGGCGTTCAATGACGTTCCGCAGCTTTCGCACTGGTCGCCATAGGCACCATCGTTTCCGCATTTGGGGCAGGTGCCCACAATGTAACGGTCAGCGAGAAACTGCTGGGCTTTTTCATCAAAGTACTGCTGAGTGGTTTGTTCAATGAACTTGCCTTCGTCATACAGTTTGCGGAAAAAGCCGGAGGCAATTTCAGCGTGCGTCTTGGACGAGGTGCGGGAATAGATATCAAAGGAGATGTTGAAATCGGCAAACGAGTTCTTGATGAGTTCATGGTACTTGTCTACAGCCTGCTGTGGGGTGATACCTTCTTTCTTAGCCCGAATGGTAATAGGCACGCCATGCTCATCGGATCCGCACACAAACTTCACATCGCGGCCGCGCGAGCGCAGGTACCGTGCATAGATATCAGCGGGAATGTACACGCCGGCTAAATGCCCGATGTGCACAGGGCCGTTGGCATAGGGCAAGGCCGCAGTAATAGTATATCGTTGTGGGTAGGTTGTCTCAGCCATATTGTTTCGTTGAAGAGGCAAATATAGGGAATTTGCAGGCACCTTTTCTTTTCGCTTCCTCTGCTTCTCTTTACGCCCCTTGCCTTTAAAGAGACACTCAAGTGAATGGAATGGCTTCTTCCTTACAATATAAGAGCAAAACGCCGCCACCTATATAAAGGCAACGGCGTTTTGGTGCTGTTTTTCCGGAAATGTCCTCTAACCCGATGTTAGGTTATCCTCCGGTAGTAGTGCCCACAGTTGGGGGCATGTGTGGTCTACGGATGGTATCTGGCGCAACCGGTTGCCTGCCGGGTAGAATCTTCTGACTACGTACAGCCGGAGTCTGGTTTGCGGGGGAGTTGGGGTTACGGTCCTCTATGTTCTTTTTCTGGT is part of the Rufibacter tibetensis genome and harbors:
- the metG gene encoding methionine--tRNA ligase; its protein translation is MAETTYPQRYTITAALPYANGPVHIGHLAGVYIPADIYARYLRSRGRDVKFVCGSDEHGVPITIRAKKEGITPQQAVDKYHELIKNSFADFNISFDIYSRTSSKTHAEIASGFFRKLYDEGKFIEQTTQQYFDEKAQQFLADRYIVGTCPKCGNDGAYGDQCESCGTSLNATDLINPKSTLSGEPPVLRETKHWYLPLDQYEPWLREWIVDGHKGDWKTNVYGQCKSWIDQGLQPRAVTRDLDWGVPVPVEGAEGKVLYVWFDAPIGYISATKDLTPDWETYWKDKGSKLVHFIGKDNIVFHCIIFPAMLKAHGDYVLPDNVPANEFLNLEGNKISTSRNWAVWLHEYMQDLPGKADVLRYVLCANAPETKDNDFTWKDYQARNNNELLAIFGNFINRAVVLTHKYYKGAVPQRGELTPYDEEVLAQLADFPEKVAVSLELYRFKEALGELMNLARLGNKYLADTEPWKLIKTDAARVETIMNIALQISASLAILSEPFLPETANKLANMLQYTAGKWNEAGSPDLLPAGHTIGEGALLFEKIEDAVIESQVQKLLDTKKENELANAVAAPAKEDISFEDFSKIDIRIGTILEAEKVAKTKKLLKLKVDTGIDQRTIVSGIAEHFNPEEIIGQQVSVLVNLAPREIKGIVSQGMLLMAENADGSLAFMQPSKPVVNGGGVS